The Glycine max cultivar Williams 82 chromosome 12, Glycine_max_v4.0, whole genome shotgun sequence genome window below encodes:
- the LOC100805597 gene encoding histone H4, which translates to MSGRGKGGKGLGKGGAKRHRKVLRDNIQGITKPAIRRLARRGGVKRISGLIYEETRGVLKIFLENVIRDAVTYTEHARRKTVTAMDVVYALKRQGRTLYGFGG; encoded by the coding sequence ATGTCTGGACGTGGAAAGGGGGGCAAGGGTTTGGGAAAGGGAGGAGCGAAACGACACCGTAAGGTGTTGCGCGATAACATTCAGGGAATCACCAAGCCTGCGATTCGGCGTTTGGCTCGCAGGGGTGGTGTGAAGCGTATCAGTGGTCTCATCTACGAGGAGACACGTGGCGTGCTCAAGATCTTTCTGGAGAACGTGATTCGTGACGCCGTTACCTACACTGAGCACGCTAGGAGAAAGACCGTTACGGCAATGGATGTGGTTTATGCTCTCAAGAGACAAGGAAGAACCCTCTACGGATTTGGAGgctag
- the LOC100806488 gene encoding receptor-like protein kinase HERK 1, translating to MRDCREICLFICVLSILPLVCFSANFVPTDNYLIDCGSPTNTPIDSRNFTADSFYKNFLSTQQDIVASTSLKSITSTSDSPLYSTARIFTAPSKYTFPINKKGRHWIRLYFFPFAYEKYNLSAAKFAVSTQNYNLLSDFSVQKNPVMKEYSLNVTSDTLVITFSPSDNSIAFVNAIEVVSVPDDLIIDDANTLNPAGSYSGLFAQALETVFRVNMGGPTISSGSDTLQRTWVPDEKFLIQPNLARNFTNIGAVKYVDGGPTENTAPPSVYGTLTQMNSADDPRSNFNVTWQFDVEPQFQYLVRLHFCDIISKSLNELYFNVYINSWFVAKDLDLSTINNNILAAPFFKDMITAPSASTKIFISIGPSTVNSNYPNAILNGLEIMKMNNSVSSLSSSTAVPLSSTSGSGSKKVGLIVGVSVGAFLAVVIVGVFFFLLCRKRKRLEKEGHSKTWVPLSINDGTSHTMGSKYSNATTGSAASNFGYRFPFVTVQEATNNFDESWVIGIGGFGKVYKGELNDGTKVAVKRGNPRSQQGLAEFRTEIEMLSQFRHRHLVSLIGYCDERNEMILIYEYMEKGTLKSHLYGSGFPSLSWKERLEICIGAARGLHYLHTGYAKAVIHRDVKSANILLDENLMAKVADFGLSKTGPEIDQTHVSTAVKGSFGYLDPEYFRRQQLTEKSDVYSFGVVLFEVLCARPVIDPTLPREMVNLAEWSMKLQKRGQLEQIIDPTLAGKIRPDSLRKFGETAEKCLADFGVDRPSMGDVLWNLEYALQLQEAVVQGDPEENSTNMIGELSPQVNNFNHEVSVSAAQFEATSLDDLSGVSMSRVFSQLVKSEGR from the coding sequence ATGAGGGATTGCAGAGAAATTTGCTTGTTCATCTGTGTCTTATCAATCTTGCCCTTGGTATGTTTTTCTGCCAACTTTGTTCCTACAGATAATTACCTTATAGACTGTGGATCACCAACCAATACTCCAATAGATAGCCGCAATTTCACAGCGGATAGTTTCTATAAGAATTTCCTTTCCACACAACAAGATATTGTTGCCAGTACCTCCTTGAAATCAATCACTTCCACCAGTGATTCGCCTCTCTATTCAACAGCTAGAATTTTCACTGCACCCTCAAAGTACACTTTTCCTATTAACAAAAAGGGGAGACATTGGATCcgtctttatttctttccaTTTGCATATGAGAAGTACAATTTGAGTGCTGCGAAATTTGCTGTTTCCACCCAGAACTATAATCTTCTCAGTGACTTTAGTGTGCAGAAAAATCCTGTTATGAAGGAGTACTCTCTAAATGTGACCTCAGACACCCTTGTGATCACCTTTTCCCCTTCCGACAATTCCATTGCTTTCGTGAATGCCATTGAAGTTGTTTCGGTCCCTGATGACCTCATTATTGATGATGCTAACACCCTAAATCCAGCAGGAAGCTACTCTGGCTTGTTTGCACAGGCACTGGAGACAGTTTTCAGGGTTAACATGGGTGGTCCAACCATCTCCTCCGGCAGTGACACACTTCAACGAACTTGGGTTCCTGATGAGAAATTCCTTATACAACCTAACTTGGCCCGTAATTTTACAAATATAGGTGCTGTGAAATATGTAGATGGTGGGCCAACAGAAAATACTGCTCCACCTTCTGTTTATGGTACTCTAACACAGATGAATTCAGCCGATGATCCCCGAAGTAATTTCAATGTGACTTGGCAGTTTGATGTGGAGCCTCAATTTCAGTACCTTGTTCGACTTCACTTCTGTGACATAATCAGCAAAAGTCTCAATGAACTGTACTTCAATGTTTACATTAACTCCTGGTTTGTTGCCAAGGATCTTGATCTTagtacaataaataataatattttggcTGCTCCGTTTTTTAAGGATATGATTACAGCCCCATCTGCCAGCACCAAAATTTTCATAAGCATAGGCCCTTCTACTGTGAATAGCAATTATCCTAATGCTATTTTGAATGGGCTggaaataatgaaaatgaacAACTCTGTGAGTAGTCTCAGCTCATCAACAGCTGTGCCTTTGTCTAGTACTTCTGGTTCAGGTTCTAAGAAAGTTGGCTTGATAGTGGGTGTGAGTGTTGGGGCATTTCTTGCAGTGGTCATTGttggagttttcttttttctactaTGCAGGAAAAGAAAACGTTTGGAAAAAGAAGGGCATTCGAAGACATGGGTTCCCTTATCAATCAATGATGGAACTTCTCACACCATGGGAAGTAAATATTCTAATGCCACAACAGGAAGTGCTGCTTCAAACTTTGGGTATCGCTTCCCTTTTGTGACAGTTCAGGAGGCTACAAATAATTTTGATGAGAGTTGGGTTATTGGCATTGGTGGTTTTGGTAAAGTATACAAGGGAGAGTTAAATGATGGTACTAAAGTTGCAGTTAAGAGGGGGAATCCTCGGTCTCAGCAGGGGCTTGCGGAGTTCCGAACTGAAATTGAGATGCTCTCTCAGTTCCGCCACCGCCATCTAGTATCATTGATTGGATATTGTGATGAAAGGAATGAGATGATATTGATATATGAATATATGGAGAAGGGAACTCTCAAAAGCCATTTGTATGGTTCAGGTTTCCCAAGCTTAAGTTGGAAGGAGAGACTTGAGATATGCATTGGAGCAGCCAGAGGACTGCATTACCTTCACACTGGCTATGCTAAGGCCGTTATTCACCGTGATGTGAAATCTGCAAATATCCTGCTTGATGAAAACCTCATGGCCAAAGTTGCTGATTTTGGGCTATCGAAGACTGGGCCTGAAATTGATCAGACACATGTGAGCACAGCTGTCAAAGGGAGTTTTGGGTACCTTGATCCCGAGTATTTCAGGAGGCAACAGCTTACGGAAAAGTCAGATGTGTATTCATTTGGGGTGGTTCTGTTTGAGGTTCTTTGTGCTAGACCTGTTATCGATCCAACCCTTCCTAGAGAAATGGTGAACTTGGCTGAATGGAGCATGAAATTGCAGAAAAGAGGGCAATTGGAGCAAATAATAGATCCAACACTTGCTGGGAAAATCAGACCAGATTCTCTTAGGAAGTTTGGAGAAACGGCTGAAAAATGTTTGGCTGACTTTGGTGTTGACAGGCCTTCTATGGGAGATGTCTTGTGGAATTTGGAGTATGCTCTCCAACTTCAAGAGGCGGTTGTTCAAGGTGATCCTGAAGAAAATAGTACAAACATGATTGGTGAACTCTCTCCACAGGTCAACAATTTCAACCATGAAGTAAGTgtttctgctgcacaatttgaaGCTACAAGTCTGGATGATCTGTCTGGTGTATCAATGAGTAGGGTATTCTCACAGCTGGTGAAGTCTGAAGGGaggtga